Proteins encoded in a region of the bacterium genome:
- the tuf gene encoding elongation factor Tu (EF-Tu; promotes GTP-dependent binding of aminoacyl-tRNA to the A-site of ribosomes during protein biosynthesis; when the tRNA anticodon matches the mRNA codon, GTP hydrolysis results; the inactive EF-Tu-GDP leaves the ribosome and release of GDP is promoted by elongation factor Ts; many prokaryotes have two copies of the gene encoding EF-Tu): EMVMPGDRLEVVVELIQPIAMDRGLRFAIREGGRTVGAGSVTEIIK, encoded by the coding sequence GAGATGGTGATGCCGGGCGACCGCCTGGAAGTGGTGGTGGAGCTGATCCAGCCGATCGCGATGGACCGCGGGCTGCGCTTCGCCATCCGCGAAGGCGGCCGGACGGTCGGCGCCGGCTCGGTGACCGAGATCATCAAGTGA